The Butyrivibrio sp. AE3004 genomic interval CACCAGCGTTCCCTGTAATATCTGACAGTGATCCATGTACCGTAGCATATCCCTGCAATGAGTGCAGCTGTAAAAATAGTACTTGCGATCCTGAGAAACCATGCCATCCCAAAGGAATAAGCATAAAGCTTTTCAACTCCATTTATATATTTGGAATAGCAAGGTCTTTCAAGCCACTTCACAAATAAAATTAATCTATTCCATGCCCACACAAAAGGAACCATCAATGCATCTCCAATATCATTCAAAAATGCCGGATATGCCATCAGACAGCAGAAGAGGGTCGCGGCAAGAGATTCCCATGCGATTCGTTCTCTCTTTCTGGAAATATCTACTCTGTATTGGGCCTTTTTATTTGCCTCTATCTTGGCCTGGATGGCTTCTGTAATCTTCCCATCTGCAAGCTTCTTATAGTCAGATATATCCTTTTGAGCCTTGAGCTCGGCAGCCTCCTGGGCTGCCAAAGCTTCTTCAACGGCACTTACATTGGACATATCGACTTTCTTTTGCGTATCAGAGAGAAGGGCCTGTGTATCCGCGAGATCTTTTTCTAGTTTCTCTTGCTCTTTCCTGCTCTTTAGCCCTGCGTTGTTCCTCAAGTCTTCGTTCTCTTTCACGAGTTCTTGACTCTGTTTCTGCCATTCCGATATCTCCCCTGTTGCTTCGGGCTAGTGCTGATATCAGATCTGACTTCTCTGATGAGAGCGTCAGTATCGTCCGTTCGTTCTCCTTCAGCTTCTCGTCCTGCCTGGATATCACTTCTGCCTGAGTCTTCACCAGAGATTCTAGCGATTGCTGATTCGACCTCTGCATAATATCGCTCGAAGTATTCTGATTCACATTCTTCTGTTCCTGCTCCGAATTCATCAGCTCTTGGGTGACTGAGTCTGCTTTCATTCTGTCTTTCAAATTCATTGATTAAATCCTCCTTGTTAACCTTTAGACCTGCAAAGGTCTTTTCTATTTTGCTGTCACGGACTTTGTCTCCGTTTTCATTTTCAAATACTATATGCTTTCGCTTATCCTCCCACTTCACAGACCAGCCTTTTTCTGCCATTCCAGAAATAAATTCCTCTTTACTGGCTGACCTTGGTATTACTTCCATAAGGGCAATTCCGCAATCTGCCAAAAAGCTCTTTTTTGAATCATTGGTAAGAAGCTTGTAAGTATTCTTGTTCCATGAAATAATCTCACCCGCCTCTATTGGCGAGCCATCAAAGTGGCGTCCCTTTTCAGCAACATGAAGACCTTTTTCACGGCATAAATTATTAGTAAACACTTTCTGCTTCTCTAAGTCTTTACTTGACTGATGAAGCTTTCTGCCATCCATATAGGAAACAGTGTTGGTTACGATATGGCAGTGAAGATGATTCCTATCCTGATGGACAGCGATAAGGCTCTGATGATCAGGAAAAAACCTGTCTACAAATATTCTTCCTATCTCAAGAACTTCAGCAGGCGTCCACAGGTTCATCTTTATGAAAACTGATCACATTATGGGCACACATCCTACCGGAATCCTTATCCCATATCTTCTTTTCTTCAAGCCATGTCCTGTATACTGAATCATAGGTTATATCCTGTTCAGAAAATGGTCCCGTAATTTCCAGATAACCCTCCTTCACTTTCTCATCCTTGAGGACATACTCTATGGTATTCCTCAAGCCCCCGTGACTTTTAGGTGGCTTACTGACTGCCTTATTAATCGCCATCTGTTATCATCCTCCTTTCGAACATCAATAATCTTATCCGAGAGTTCTTCCAGTTTTTCTGCTGTTGCTAAAAGTCCCTTCCCATTGGCAACATGTGCCATCTGATTCACATTAGTAGCCATTCCTCTAAGCAGCCTGTCATGTTCAGCAAATTCTTTGTTGATTTCCTTTATTTCTGCAAGCTCCTCAGCAGAGGTAATGCTTGATCCACGGATTGCACTTATAATATATGACTGCTGTGTCAATCCGGATTCTTTTACTTTATCCTGCAATGCATCATATTCTGCATCATTCATGCGTATGGTGACTGCCTTATTTCTTTTGCGTTTAGCCATGCTTTTTACGCTCCTTTCATGATTTTTTCGCTGGTTTCCAAAGGGAGCGAGGGCCTTTGGCGTGGTGCAGGAGCAGAGCTCCTAGACTATTGGACAGAGGAAAAAGAAATTATCCAGTGGATGATTTCCTTTTTCTGAAGTCAGGTAGTCGGCTCCGGTGTGCAGAGGTCTGATAGACCTCGCCGGGGGTTCCAAGGGGGCGAAGCCCATCTGGCAAGTTTAGGAAGAGCCGAAAGGCTCCTTCCGGTGCAAATGTGGCTTGCCACTTTGCGAAACTTGCCATATTTTTCCATCGCCGATATGGCATTCAGTGTAGGGTCGGCTCGGCGGGCGATGGGGAAATATGTGGTCTTGCGATTTGCCCGGGCGAGAGATACCGATGCAGGGATGGAGAATGCTGCTATAGCTTCCGGCAGGAAGTAATAGTAGTATTCTTCATCTCTGTAAACAAAGAAGGAGCAAACAGTCCAGTGAACTATTTGCCCCTTCGAAGTGATCAGGTATCGAACGAACCGGGAAGAAATGAAATCGGTGCGAACTGCGCCGATTTCATTTCTGGTAAATCGCCTTGCTCCCATGAGCAAGAAATGTTTGGCATCAATCTGATGCCATATGAATTTTATGGGTGGCACCAAAGTGATGCCATCTTAAAATTCATCAAGAAAGCTAAGAGCATCTTCACTGACAGCCCTATATTCATCTGTGAGTGATGAATCCTTGGAGATTGCTGTTGTAATGTCTCTGGTTTCACAGGCAGGTATTTCTTTGATTTGCCTTATACCTGCTTCCAGTTTATTGGTGACCAGATCAGCAATTCTTTCAGCAATCATATTCCATGAACTGGTTTCAATGCTCCCGGCACTTACTGCTCCCTTGCATATGAGCCTGAGTGCAACTGCATTCTTGGAAATATTTTCCTCCTCAGAAATCCTTTGGAGTAATTCCCAGGCTTCTTTATCCTGAGGATTATCCATGCGGAATCTGATGCTTAATCTCTTTTCTGACATACAATCACCTCCGGGAAGAGAGCTTACGCGCCCTTCCTCAGTATGTGCTGTGCGTTGTAGATTTCTTCGTAGCCCTTGGCTGTAGCGCAGATGTCTTCAATGATCTCTACGCTTGAGGTATCATACTTTCCAAAATTTCTGATCAGGCATCCTCCGCCTCCAATGATATGGAGCTTAACAAGCTCCGAATCATACTCGTATTCACTGAGCTTATCGAAGATCATTTCAGTATATTTGACCGCCTCCCTGTGCATGACAGCCTGAATCCTTTCTGACACTTCAGACGTTCCACTTATTAGAAAGTCTTCAATAACGCTCTCATCAGGAATCTTTCCACATTCAGCCTGTACTTCATTCATGATTTTTTTTACACACTCATGAACACCAATCTTATCGGTATATTTTTTGTCAGAGACTGGTCGGCCATTAGTGATGACCAGTGTGTTCATTGTTCCATTTCCGATATCTGCCAGCATGTGGACTCCTTTATAATCCTGGAGCGAAGCTGCTATAGCCGCATAGCCCTGAGGATAGATCGCCACATCGCAGATTCTGATGTGATAATACTGCCCGCAGTATCTGTAACTAACTTCCCTGCTTCTCATCAGGTAATCCCTGAAGGAATCTTTCTGTTTTGACATCCAGTGAAGCGGAAGCCCAACTGCAAGTATCACATCTGCCGATCTTAAGCCTCTGAGTTCCAGTTCTTTTGCCACAGCAGCCAGAGTAAGGATATAGTAGTCATCGTCTGCATTCTTATTGGCTATGAATACCTTGTGACTTTCACCGATAACGTAATACATACCGTCAAGCTGCAACACATTTGTTGCTATAGCCGGATCCTCACTGTACTTCTTAACTCCACTCTTAAATACCGTATTTCTCGTCTTCATGTTTCCATATCCGTGATCAACTCCGATCACTAACTTTCCATCAATATATAAATCTTTCATACCTTTCAATCCTCCATTTTTTCTGAAATTTGTTTTTAGTTACATAAGAGCAGTCTTTCCAGCTCTTCATAGTCATACTCATTCTGCTGAAAATTGCAGAAGGCATTCTTTTTGGGCGAGGCTCCCGGCATTGTCACGGGACGGTTCAGCCTTTCCCTGCACCAGGCCCTGATGGTATCGTGGTTAAGGCATCCCTTATAACCATGATCCCTGATACGCTGTATCTGATAGTCAACACTTGCTTTGCCAAACTCCTTTATCAGATCTTCATATTCATCATCTGTGAGTGTGTCCTCCTTACTACACACTTCTTTAGTATTAGGTTTATAGTTATTAGATATATTATTAATATATTGTGGCGGATTCTCCGGCTGCGGTTTTTCCGCATACGGGTTTACCGCATCCGGATTTTCAGGACACGGTGAAGTCTCTGGTTTTCTCGGGAATTCTTTGATCACTTTCCTTGACCGATCAACTGGATCAGTGGGATCGGTGGGCTGTGTTGGCTCAGTAGGCTTTACCGGTGTCTCATGGACCTCAAGAATAGTAGAGTCAAACTTGCCTCCACCATCCCTGCTCTGTTCTCTTGTGATATACCCTTTATCAATAAGACTGTTCAGGGTCTTGGATACCTTGTCTTTTCCATCCGGAAGAATCTGGCAGAGCCCCTTGATTGTGAGCTGCCAGCTGTCCGGTAATGATAGAAGAGTCAGAAGCATACCTCGCTCCGTAAGCGATAAGTTTTTGTCTCTCATAATATTCTGAGAAACCAATGTGTAGTTCCCCTGGGTTTTGTTTTTTAATACTGCCATAAACTGCTCCTTTACTTGCATTAAAAAAGAGCTAAAAAAGCTCTCCATAAACCTTGTGTGAAAGTTTATAGAGAGCTGACAATTCTACCTTTTGTTCTACCAAAAAAAGCTCTATTCATCATTTTATTCTGTGTTATATGGTGTTATCATATAATCGTTGGATTGGAAAAGCCCTTGAAATAACAGACTTTGGAACGAAATAATACAGAACGGGAAATCCGTATCTATATTCGGGACGCAGAGGTCGCAGGTTCAAATCCTGTCACTTCGACTCAGTATTTACAAGGGTTTGCAGATTTGCAAGTCCTTATTTTTTTGTCCGAATTCTACCATTTTTCTACCAAATCCCTTTTATTCTTAGATTTATTATTTCATCGCAGAATAAGCTCTCTATAAACCTTATTAAGTTGTCATGTTACTGGTTGGAATAATCCTTAAGAGGAATAATTCCAGTCATAGCCTGCGAGATCTCTCGCTTAGCTTCTTTGTCTTTAACCTTTGCGTAAATCCTTAATGTTGTATCAATGTCTTTATGGCCAACCCATTTCTGAATACTCTTAACATCCATACCCTGGTGAACAAGGATGGAAACACAGGAACTCCTAAGACCATGAAAGGTAATATTCTGTGGTAGCTCCGGCATCTTCTTAATAAGTTTGCCAAACAGTTTTGTAGGATAATCCGGATAAAAAAGCGACCCATCAACATGTTTGAAGATGTAGTCGCTTTCGTGGTATCCGTTACCGCATAGTATTCTGTTTTTATTTTCCTTCTCCTTAAGCCTTTTGAACATTTCCACCTGCTCATCTGTCAGAGGATATTCTCTGGCACTTGAAGCTGTCTTGGTAGCATTAACACGATTCACTTTCGTTCCTCGGGTTACTGTGTGATTAATGTTCATGGTTTTAGCCTTGAAGTCTATAGCAGACCACCTTAGCCCAAGCATTTCTTCTCTTCTCATTCCAAAGAATAAGGCCACATAGAATAGTTCATATAATTCATGATCCTTTATGTTGTTCAGAAAGAGCTGCGCTTCCTCGTAAGAAAAGAATTTGTCGTCAGTACTTTGTTCCTTGGTGTATTTGACTGCGAGATTCTTGTTGATCTCTACCTCTTTGACTGGATTGCACGGGATAATTCCATCCTTTACAGCCTGATCCATAATACTCCCAAATAACACTTTTGTATCCTTAACTGTTCGTGGTTGTGCATGATCTGTTTCAAACATATTGTCCAGGAAGTTCTCGACCATAAGCACATTTACATCTTTGATTTTAGTATCACCAAAATACTTCGTTATCCTGTTAACTCTATAAAAATAAGAAGAAAGGGTTGTATCTGAAACCTCTCTCTTCTTTTTCTCTAGAAAACAATCTGAATATTCTTTTAGCGATACATTTCTGTCAACAGCAATCGTGGCCCTTTTACTAAGAAGATTTTGTCTCATTTCCGAGGCCTTCTTAATGTTATCCGGCGTATCCTTCAAACCTGTAGAAATCCACTTTTTCTCACTTTTCTTGACTCCATCCTTCACAAAATACTGATGAGTAATTATATAAAGATAACCATTTTTCCCCTGAATGCCGGTTGCTCTTTTTCCGTTTTTCTTCGGTCTTGCCATACTTTTTAACTTGCCTCCTTAACAAATTTCCTATCGGGGTACATAAATTCCAAGAGGTAAAGCTTTGGAATTCTGTATTTTCCCGCTATCATCATGGATTTAATAGTTCCGTCCCTCAGATAGTCGTACACCTTGTTACGGCCTATCTTAAGAATGTTTTTGACATCATTGATGCTTAATACATCGTCATACTCTGCTAACAAATTCGTGTATTCCATGTCTGCTCCTTTCTTTGTTTTTCTTCATCTCGTTTACTATTTTCTTTACTGCTTCGTAAGGTGTTGGATCCTTAACTCCGCATACATCCCTGAAATCTAAAAGCTCTTCTTTTAATTTTCGATTTGCTCGTTGTCTGGCTCTGTTTCTCATTTTCCTCCTTTCTCAGAGCATAATTCCTCTGTTTTTTATTTTGTATCGGCAACATCTGAATCAGGAAATGCCGGGGATTTCGGCGACATCCGGGTTTTCCGGGAAACGCTTGGTTCTTTTTAACCACCCTTTGTTATTCTTTTATAGCTTATTATGATTTATATTATCTTAAGCTATTTTTATATTATCAATATTATTTTTATATGTCAATATTAGTATATGCTATATTTATTACAGATAATACATTTCTTTCACTGAATGTGATAGAATATAGTACATACAAGAAAGGAGCATGACCATGGGTGATAAAGAAAACTTATTTGGCGAACGTCTTAAGATGTTACGATCTATGCAGGGGAATAAATCTCAGAAGGATTTTGCTGCGGAACTAGGTATTCCCCAGCCCACATTGTCATCCTACGAAAGTGGCAAAATAAAACCGACTGTAGACGCTATCATCAATATTGCTGATAAGTGTGGAGTATCAATAGACTGGTTATGCGGTCGAGACGAAACATTCCACCTTGGAAGTCTAGGCGATGTTCTATCATGCTTCCTGGAGTTATATGAAACCAATGAGTTTTCCATAAAGACTTCTATACATGACCGTGTAGACCTGGAATCAAAAGATGCTACTGAGGATGAAGATCGCAACTGGATAGAATTGAAGATTTATCACAACGAAGTTTTCCATAATCCAGAGGCTACACTTAATCAGGATTTATGCTCAGCTATTGAAAAAGCATATAAGCTTACAAATGAGCTGCGTCACTTTGAACGTTCACAAGAAAGCTATGAGCGTGAGAAGCTATATTTTATTGATAATATGAGAAGTGTTCCTATTACCAAAATTGATCATTCTGATATACCGGAAGAAGAGCAGAGAAAGCGCATGCTGGAGCTTATGAAGGCAGAATGGGAAGCGATGGAGAATGGTGATAAATAACTTTTCTTGATTAGACATCAGTTTGTGCTTTTTTTGCACATACTGAAATTACATACCAATGGAGGTAATAGATTTGGCTTTACCTGTAAGTATACATAGCCTTCTCTCAGGTCGAGAGGTTGAATGGGCTCGAATAGAATTTAAAACAACATGGGATCCTGCCGCTTCCCTTAAGACAATCTGCGCTTTTGCCAACGATTTGGACAATTGGGGAGGCGGATATATTGTTTTAGGAGTCGCTGAAGAGAATGGTATTCCTGTAAGACCATTAGTTGGAGTTCCTTTGGATAAAGTTGATGAGTGGCAGAAGAGTATATTCAAAAAATGTAAGCTTATTAGCCCTGACTATATGCCAATAATCGCAAAAGAAGAATATGAAGATAAAACATTCATCATTATCTGGTGTCCGGGAGGATATGGCAGACCATATTCTTCCCCGAAGACTATGGACAAAAACAACCACGAAAAAATAAGCTATATACGAAAAGGTTCAATTACAGCGGAACCTTCACCCGACGAGCAGAAAGAATTATATACCTTATCTAACAGAACCCCTTACGATGATCAGGTTAATCATAGAGCAGAGTTGTCAGATCTTAATTTCACACTGATTAAATCCTATCTTCGTGAGATAGACAGTGATCTATATAGTCTGGCAGACAGCATGGATTTTACCGAATTATGCAAAAATATGCATCTCATCAGCGAATTACCGGAATATGTAAAGCCCAGAAATGTTGCTTTGATGTTTTTCAATTCTGAGCCTGACAAGTTCTTTCCATATGCTCAGATCGATGTTGTGCAGTTTCCTGAAGGCGAAGGCGGAGACAAAATCATTGAGCAGACCTTTAAAGGGCCATTGCATGAGCAATTACGTGCAGCTCTTCGATATATTCAAAATATGATAATTACAGAAAAAGTTATTAAGTATCCAGATCGTGCAGAAGCTGATCGTTTCTTCAATTATCCGTATGCAGCCATCGAAGAGGCTCTTGCAAATGCCGTATATCATAAAGCTTATGATGAACGTGAACCAATTGAAGTTCGTGTTACCCATGACAAGATTGAAATCATATCTCATCCAGGACCGGATAGATCGGTAACACTTCAAGGTTTAAAGGAATACAAAGTATACAGTAGACGATATCGTAATCGCCGTATTGGTGAATTTCTTAAGGATCTTCATCTAACTGAGGGTAGAAATACCGGATTCAAGAAGATATTAAAAGCACTTAGCGCAAATGGATCTCCATTACCTGAGTTCGAGACTGATGAAGCCCATGATTACTTTGTAACAAGACTCTTTATTCATGAGAAGTTTTATGATGAGGGTGAAGATGGGGGTAGTACTACCCCCAAACTACCCCCAAATAATATTCATGATTCAATCCTCAATATGATGCGTATGAATCCTCAAATTACCAAGAAGGAAATAGCAGCAAATCTTGGATTAACAGTTGATGGAACAAGATATCACATAAAGAAAATGACGGATTCTGGTATGGTTAAATATATTGGAACTAGCAGAAATGGATATTGGAATATTCCACCTAAATAACATATTGTAAATACAAAAACCGGCAAGCCTCATACACATGAGATGCCGGTCTTTCCTTATTTACTATTCAATCTTTTCCCTTTTTTCTATTTAGAAAAAATCGAATTGCCATCACTATCAGAAGCACACAATATATTGTCGCTGTATATCTGAGAAAAAACCCCATGAATGCTTCTACTACGCCCATTATCGGTTCGTGAAGCAGCGCTTCATAGATCATCTCCAGGTTAAGTACTATGAGCGAAACATATGCAGTGACTGAAAAGCCCACCCCATCCTTTATGCTCCTGAAAAGCTCTACAGCAAAAATCAGCAGATTTAGCAGATATACCACAACAAACTGATTGGATATAAATGGCCCAACCTGCACAGGCTCCATACCAAAAGGCATCACACCATGCATGATCTTTAAGATGCACCAGCCAAACATAAGAGAGCTATATACTCCACTTATTAGGGAAGCTGCAAATCTTGCAAGATCTGGCCTGGATAGAATCCTCATTGAGGGCTTCCCTCTCGAAGAAATCATCATAAATATGACCATAGCAGCCATGATAGCAAGGATTAATGGATAAAAATCTGC includes:
- a CDS encoding DUF6040 family protein, which produces MSNVSAVEEALAAQEAAELKAQKDISDYKKLADGKITEAIQAKIEANKKAQYRVDISRKRERIAWESLAATLFCCLMAYPAFLNDIGDALMVPFVWAWNRLILFVKWLERPCYSKYINGVEKLYAYSFGMAWFLRIASTIFTAALIAGICYGTWITVRYYRERWCSLWLRVLLISLGAVILFGEGIHKIMNINLVVLLILLQGIYLGVIIYLDIYFENQGKSRYWDKMQKK
- a CDS encoding relaxase/mobilization nuclease domain-containing protein, with protein sequence MNLWTPAEVLEIGRIFVDRFFPDHQSLIAVHQDRNHLHCHIVTNTVSYMDGRKLHQSSKDLEKQKVFTNNLCREKGLHVAEKGRHFDGSPIEAGEIISWNKNTYKLLTNDSKKSFLADCGIALMEVIPRSASKEEFISGMAEKGWSVKWEDKRKHIVFENENGDKVRDSKIEKTFAGLKVNKEDLINEFERQNESRLSHPRADEFGAGTEECESEYFERYYAEVESAIARISGEDSGRSDIQAGREAEGERTDDTDALIREVRSDISTSPKQQGRYRNGRNRVKNS
- a CDS encoding plasmid mobilization protein, encoding MAKRKRNKAVTIRMNDAEYDALQDKVKESGLTQQSYIISAIRGSSITSAEELAEIKEINKEFAEHDRLLRGMATNVNQMAHVANGKGLLATAEKLEELSDKIIDVRKEDDNRWRLIRQSVSHLKVTGA
- a CDS encoding ParM/StbA family protein — its product is MKDLYIDGKLVIGVDHGYGNMKTRNTVFKSGVKKYSEDPAIATNVLQLDGMYYVIGESHKVFIANKNADDDYYILTLAAVAKELELRGLRSADVILAVGLPLHWMSKQKDSFRDYLMRSREVSYRYCGQYYHIRICDVAIYPQGYAAIAASLQDYKGVHMLADIGNGTMNTLVITNGRPVSDKKYTDKIGVHECVKKIMNEVQAECGKIPDESVIEDFLISGTSEVSERIQAVMHREAVKYTEMIFDKLSEYEYDSELVKLHIIGGGGCLIRNFGKYDTSSVEIIEDICATAKGYEEIYNAQHILRKGA
- a CDS encoding helix-turn-helix domain-containing protein, producing the protein MAVLKNKTQGNYTLVSQNIMRDKNLSLTERGMLLTLLSLPDSWQLTIKGLCQILPDGKDKVSKTLNSLIDKGYITREQSRDGGGKFDSTILEVHETPVKPTEPTQPTDPTDPVDRSRKVIKEFPRKPETSPCPENPDAVNPYAEKPQPENPPQYINNISNNYKPNTKEVCSKEDTLTDDEYEDLIKEFGKASVDYQIQRIRDHGYKGCLNHDTIRAWCRERLNRPVTMPGASPKKNAFCNFQQNEYDYEELERLLLCN
- a CDS encoding tyrosine-type recombinase/integrase, whose amino-acid sequence is MARPKKNGKRATGIQGKNGYLYIITHQYFVKDGVKKSEKKWISTGLKDTPDNIKKASEMRQNLLSKRATIAVDRNVSLKEYSDCFLEKKKREVSDTTLSSYFYRVNRITKYFGDTKIKDVNVLMVENFLDNMFETDHAQPRTVKDTKVLFGSIMDQAVKDGIIPCNPVKEVEINKNLAVKYTKEQSTDDKFFSYEEAQLFLNNIKDHELYELFYVALFFGMRREEMLGLRWSAIDFKAKTMNINHTVTRGTKVNRVNATKTASSAREYPLTDEQVEMFKRLKEKENKNRILCGNGYHESDYIFKHVDGSLFYPDYPTKLFGKLIKKMPELPQNITFHGLRSSCVSILVHQGMDVKSIQKWVGHKDIDTTLRIYAKVKDKEAKREISQAMTGIIPLKDYSNQ
- a CDS encoding helix-turn-helix domain-containing protein encodes the protein MEYTNLLAEYDDVLSINDVKNILKIGRNKVYDYLRDGTIKSMMIAGKYRIPKLYLLEFMYPDRKFVKEAS
- a CDS encoding helix-turn-helix domain-containing protein, which encodes MGDKENLFGERLKMLRSMQGNKSQKDFAAELGIPQPTLSSYESGKIKPTVDAIINIADKCGVSIDWLCGRDETFHLGSLGDVLSCFLELYETNEFSIKTSIHDRVDLESKDATEDEDRNWIELKIYHNEVFHNPEATLNQDLCSAIEKAYKLTNELRHFERSQESYEREKLYFIDNMRSVPITKIDHSDIPEEEQRKRMLELMKAEWEAMENGDK
- a CDS encoding RNA-binding domain-containing protein; protein product: MALPVSIHSLLSGREVEWARIEFKTTWDPAASLKTICAFANDLDNWGGGYIVLGVAEENGIPVRPLVGVPLDKVDEWQKSIFKKCKLISPDYMPIIAKEEYEDKTFIIIWCPGGYGRPYSSPKTMDKNNHEKISYIRKGSITAEPSPDEQKELYTLSNRTPYDDQVNHRAELSDLNFTLIKSYLREIDSDLYSLADSMDFTELCKNMHLISELPEYVKPRNVALMFFNSEPDKFFPYAQIDVVQFPEGEGGDKIIEQTFKGPLHEQLRAALRYIQNMIITEKVIKYPDRAEADRFFNYPYAAIEEALANAVYHKAYDEREPIEVRVTHDKIEIISHPGPDRSVTLQGLKEYKVYSRRYRNRRIGEFLKDLHLTEGRNTGFKKILKALSANGSPLPEFETDEAHDYFVTRLFIHEKFYDEGEDGGSTTPKLPPNNIHDSILNMMRMNPQITKKEIAANLGLTVDGTRYHIKKMTDSGMVKYIGTSRNGYWNIPPK